A DNA window from Anastrepha obliqua isolate idAnaObli1 chromosome 5, idAnaObli1_1.0, whole genome shotgun sequence contains the following coding sequences:
- the LOC129249024 gene encoding neuronal acetylcholine receptor subunit alpha-2-like: protein MGTSSIRFWSSLHFFCLVIFSTPLITDSKFYSASIARQSLITDLFVNYDPAVKPAPKGERIDLHANLVLQHYDFRESDGSFHFVGLLEVGWRDPKLGWNPIDYNNLTRIPVRQKLVWVPDLEVYNNAPDKFLRMHHHGIVILENTGMVLWNDNIELNIFCTTMMNNWPHDRHECKLSLGSWTYDGFEVDFMNYSNPNRTINFGDIDMANMEYKVVEFGVERISTVYSCCAEPYITMDYHLKFERRCAFVTVFRAQILTVIVLSLLALCLETGHRLKICINGLNLIIITFVLIYFTHLIGKISRNTPSIVKFFSCSFVLVTVQQILAVFSIFATHASYRGKLHPFISNLLRNSFVSYMIPRRNTLIAQRETGDLNTQFEDVALQEFSNLIFTDSTPYEWMQLASFFENFALILFSVIYSILATVCFV, encoded by the exons ATGGGTACCTCAAGCATTAGATTCTGGtcttcattacattttttttgcttagtgATCTTTTCAACGCCACTAATAACTGATTCGAAAT TTTACTCTGCATCTATTGCACGTCAGTCGCTAATCACTGATTTATTCGTGAATTACGATCCAGCCGTTAAGCCTGCACCAAAAGGCGAACGGATTGATTTGCATGCGAATTTAGTGTTGCAACATTATGATTTTCGGGAATCGGATGGATCCTTTCACTTCGTGGGCCTTTTGGAGGTG GGTTGGCGCGATCCGAAGTTGGGTTGGAACCCCATTGACTACAACAATCTCACACGCATACCAGTACGGCAAAAATTAGTTTGGGTGCCCGACTTAGAG GTGTACAACAATGCTCCTGATAAATTTCTTCGGATGCATCATCATGGCATCGTCATTTTGGAAAACACTGGTATGGTCCTCTGGAATGATAACAttgaactaaatattttttgcaccacGATGATGAACAATTGGCCTCACGATAGACATGAATGCAAATTAAGTCTCGGCTCGTGGACTTATGATGGCTTCGAGGTGGATTTTATGAATTATTCTAATCCGAATAGAACTATAAATTTTGGAGATATCGATATGGCAAATATGGAATATAAAGTGGTTGAATTCGGAGTGGAGCGTATTTCGACTGTGTACTCCTGCTGTGCCGAACCATATATAACAATGGATTATCACCTTAAGTTTGAACGACGTTGTGCATTTGTAACGGTGTTTCGTGCGCAGATTTTGACGGTTATTGTACTCTCACTTCTGGCATTATGCCTTGAAACTGGTCAccgtttgaaaatttgtattaacgGCTTAAATCTAATTATTATAACTTTCGTCTTAATATATTTTACTCATTTAATTGGTAAAATTTCCCGAAATACGCCCTCAATTG tgaaattcttCAGTTGCAGTTTTGTATTGGTTACAGTTCAGCAAATACTCGCTGTGTTTTCAATATTCGCTACCCATGCTTCCTACCGCGGCAAGCTCCATCCATTTATATCGAACTTACTACGAAACTCCTTTGTTTCTTATATGATACCAAGAAGAAATACATTAATTGCACAACGTGAAACCGGCGACTTAAATACTCAGTTTGAAGACGTGGCACTACAAGAATTCAGTAATTTAATATTCACAGATTCCACGCCTTACGAATGGATGCAATTGGCTagcttttttgagaattttgcaTTAATACTTTTTAGTGTAATTTATTCCATATTAGCTACTGtatgttttgtttaa
- the LOC129248594 gene encoding COX assembly mitochondrial protein homolog, which translates to MNLQTGVKKVFDPKNPHDLGDPDDKSLRKVEIEVLIPKIMRERAKETHCSKEVKEFEACCKANSILMVFTCRNENSSLKSCLTKWYQNEDFKAECKKIYLEERSEYRRTGIPKKHRIQKM; encoded by the exons ATGAATCTGCAAACGGGGGTAAAAAAGGTATTTGATCCGAAGAACCCTCACGATTTAG GGGACCCAGACGATAAGTCCTTACGGAAAGTGGAAATCGAAGTTTTAATACCGAAAATCATGCGGGAACGTGCAAAAGAAACTCACTGCAGTAAGGAAGTGAAGGAATTTGAAGCGTGCTGTAAAGCAAACAGTATACTGATGGTTTTCACATGCCGGAATGAAAATTCTTCACTGAAATCATGTTTGACGAAATGGTACCAGAATGAAGATTTTAAAGcagaatgcaaaaaaatctaTCTGGAGGAACGTTCAGAATACCGCCGTACTGGAATCCCCAAAAAACACCgcatacaaaaaatgtaa